Proteins from a genomic interval of Longimicrobium sp.:
- a CDS encoding PIN domain-containing protein — MPAGDAPVVVDTNIIFSALLRLESRILHSLLTSGRRLLICETILVELFRHQDRIRRHSTVGDDHFGKLLHDILRRIEIYKEDLIPDEYVARAMDLCVEIDPADAIVVALTLAADGLLWTGDRKLRRGLEIRGFDRFYDPPHSQTEAE, encoded by the coding sequence GTGCCGGCGGGTGACGCGCCGGTCGTCGTCGATACCAACATCATCTTCTCCGCCCTTCTTCGACTCGAATCCCGGATCCTGCACTCTCTGCTGACTTCGGGGCGGCGGCTGCTGATCTGCGAAACCATTCTCGTCGAGCTGTTCCGGCACCAGGATCGCATCCGCCGGCACTCGACCGTTGGCGACGACCATTTCGGGAAGCTCCTGCACGACATTCTTCGCCGTATCGAGATCTACAAAGAGGACCTCATCCCCGACGAGTACGTTGCTCGAGCGATGGATCTGTGCGTGGAGATCGATCCTGCCGACGCCATCGTTGTTGCTCTGACGCTCGCGGCCGACGGATTGCTCTGGACAGGAGATCGCAAGCTGCGACGCGGGTTGGAGATTCGCGGTTTCGACCGCTTCTACGATCCTCCCCACTCACAAACCGAGGCGGAGTGA